The genomic segment TCGTGGTCATGGGCTGAATTATTGTCGGGTTCGTCATGCCAAGGCAAATCGCCTTAATGACGGCCTGCATGCTGTGCAGGTCGCATTGTACTGACGAGAAGGGCGGTGAATTTCACCAATCCCCATCATCGCTTCCCATGGGCGCCGCCATGGCCTTCGCCCCAAAAATCCGGGGTGCGAAAAAAAACCGTCAGTGGGACGGTTTCTTTGAATTTTTGGGGTGACCGATGGGACTCGAACCCACGACGACTGGAATCACAATCCAGGACTCTACCAACTGAGCTACGGCCACCACCGAAGAGGGGCGCATTATACATGAGTCCCCGATGGATGAGAAAGTCCCGCGACGGTATCCGGGGAATCAGCCGCGAGACGATACAATCGGCGTCGTTTCTTCCCACGGATTGGCCTGCCTCACTCCATGCTGGCTTATATTCTGCGTCGCCTGCTTTATGCCGTGCCCATCCTGGTCGGCGTGAACCTGATCACCTTTGCCTTGTTCTTCGTGGTCAATACGCCGGACGACATGGCTCGACTGCAACTGGGCATCAAGCGGGTGACCCCGGAAGCCATCACCAAATGGAAGACGGAGCGGGGCTACGACAAACCTCTGTGGTGGAACGAGACGGCGGCTGGCAGTGGCAAACTTACCGAGACCGTGTTCTTCGCCAAGTCGGTTCGCATGTTCGTCCTCGATTTCGGCCGGGCCGATGACGGACGGGATATTGCCCGTGAGATCCGCCAACGCATGATTCCCTCCCTGGCGGTGGCTGTGCCGGTATTTCTGCTAGGTCTATGGGTCACCATCAGCTTTGCGCTGCTGCTGGTGTTTTTTCGCGCCACCTATCTGGACCTGACGGGCACGGTGCTCTGCGTTGCCATGATGTCCATCTCCGGGCTGTTCTACATCATCGGCGGCCAGTGGCTGGTCAGCAAGGTCTGGCATCTGGCCCCCATTTCGGGCTATGGTCAGGGTCTGGACACCACCCGCTTCCTGGTGCTGCCGGTGATCGTCAGCGTGATTGGCGGCATCGGTTCCGGTACCCGTT from the Denitratisoma oestradiolicum genome contains:
- a CDS encoding ABC transporter permease, coding for MLAYILRRLLYAVPILVGVNLITFALFFVVNTPDDMARLQLGIKRVTPEAITKWKTERGYDKPLWWNETAAGSGKLTETVFFAKSVRMFVLDFGRADDGRDIAREIRQRMIPSLAVAVPVFLLGLWVTISFALLLVFFRATYLDLTGTVLCVAMMSISGLFYIIGGQWLVSKVWHLAPISGYGQGLDTTRFLVLPVIVSVIGGIGSGTRWYRTLFMEEAGRDYVRTARAKGLTETTVLFGHVLRNALIPILTGVVVLIPSLFMGSLLVESFFGIPGLGSYTIEAINAQDFGVVRAMVFIGAGLYILGLLLTDISYTLVDPRVRLS